TTCCAGCGCAAAGTCTACCGCGCCATTCTCAAAATTCCGAAAGGCCAGACGCGCTCCTATGGCTGGGTGGCTGAGCAGGCGGGCCGGCCCGGTGCGGCGCGCGCCGTGGGCAATGCGCTCCATCGCAACCAGCTCTCGCCCCTCATTCCGTGTCACAGGGTCGTCAAGAGCGACGGCTCCTTGGGCGGATTTGCCAAAGGTCTTGCCGCCAAGCGCCGCTTGTTGAAGGCAGAAGGGTATGAATGTTGAAGATTCCGGGAACGATTCTTGCATTTTGTGTGTGGGCCTACGTCTATGGACCGCTCCCGGTTCATGCCGCGTCTCCCCAAGTCCTGGAGCTTAACCGTCAGGGCGTGGAGGCCATGAATGACGCGCGCGTGGAAGAAGCGCTGGAGTATTTTCAAGAGGCCTACGCGCTCGCTCCTGAAGAAGAGGTGATCCAAAAGCATTTGGCCGTGGTCCTGAACCAGCGGGCTACGCAACTTCTGCGCAACAGTGATCCTGAGCCGGCCATTGAGCTGTTGAACCGGGCCTTGGAGCTGGACCCTCAGGCCGAGACCGTGATCCACAATCTGGCCCAAGCCCATCTCTATCTCGGCCGGGCCCTGATGGAAATTCACAGAGCAGAGGAGGCAGAACCCCATTTGCGGCGCGCCCGGGAGCTCTGGCCCGAGGAGCCGCTTTCTTACGTGCTCCTGGGGAGTATTGCCTACGATCGCCAGGACTTGGCGGATGCGGAAAACCTTTGGCAAAAAGCCTTGGAGCTGGATCCGGACCTGAGCGAGGTTGAGAAGGCTTTGGACAAATTGCAAAGGGAACGTCCTGTAGAGGACAATTTCAGACGCGTGGGCGTGTTTCCGTTTGAATTGCGCGTGGACGAAGCCCTTGATCCGTTTGATGAACTGCGCATGCGCACCCTGCTTAACCAGGTCTATAGAGAAGTCGGACAGGATTTTGGCTACTGGCCCAAGCATACGGTTGTGGTGCTTGTGTATCATCCGGACAATTTTAGGAGGGGCGTGGATATGCCTCACTGGGCAGCGGGCGCCTATGACGGCAAGGTGCGCGTCGTGGACCGGGACTATGAGGATCTCCCTCTCCCCAATTTGGTGCGGCACGAGTACACGCACGCGGTGATTCACGAACTTGCTCAGGGGCGCTGCCCGCGCTGGTTCAATGAGGGCTTGGCTGAATGTGAGGGAGGCTACCGGCCGCTGGTGGAACTGGAGTACCTGCGCTTGGCTATCGAGCAGAACTCTCTCTATGCTTTTGATGCGTTGGATGCCGCTTTTGACAGCCCCAACCCGGATGAGGTGCGCTTAGCCTACTACCAATCCACCATGCTTGTGCGCTACTTGATCGACCGCTACGGGTTCTGGTCCATCCGCCAAATTCTGGAGGACTTGGGGCAAAATCCGGACCTGCAGAGCATCCTGCAGGAGCGTTGTGCCCTCAGTCTCGAGAACTTCAGGCGCCAAGCCGTCCGCCATTTCCTGCAAAATTTGGACTAATTTCAGGGACGGTTCTCGCCAACACCATCGGAGTCTTAGAGTTAGGTGAGATCCGTCCCCATTTAACGACCTGCCTCGATATGCTACAATCGTGGTTTATATCAGGAGCCCAAATGACCCTCAAAGAGATCCGCGAACAACTCGACCAGTTGCGCCACAAGCTGCAAAGCTTAAGGGGGTACCTTTGACGCTGAAAAGCGGCAGGAGCGTATCAGGGAGTGTGAGGCGGAGATGGCGGACCAGGGATTCTGGAATGATCCTGCGCGAGCTCAGGAGACGGTGCAGCGCCTCAAGCAGGAAAAGGGGGTGCTGGAGCCTTTTCTGAATGCGCTGCAGGACTACGAAGCCCTGGGTGAACTTTTGGGCATGGTCGAGGCCTCCGACCATGAGACTCTGGCGGTTCTGGAAAAGGACCTCAAGTCTCTTTCAGCCACAGTCGGCAAATTGGAGTTTCAGAAATTGCTGGGCAGCCCCCACGATTCGGCCAACGCCATTTTAAGCGTCAACGCGGGCGCCGGAGGAACCGAATCCTGTGACTGGGCCGCAATGCTCTTGCGTATGTATGCCCGCTGGGCCGAGATCCGGAAGTTCAGTACGGAGATGATCGATTCCCTTTCCGGCGAGCAGGCGGGTATCAAGAATGCCACGCTCATTATTCGGGGGCGGCACGCCTACGGCTATCTCAAGGCGGAGATCGGCGTGCACCGGCTGGTACGCATCTCGCCCTTTGACGCGAATAAGCGGCGCCACACCTCTTTTGCTTCGGTGGATGTGATTCCCGAGATCGAGGACGCGGCGGAGATTGAAATCAATCCCAGTGATTTGCGTGTGGACACCTACCGTTCCAGCGGGGCGGGAGGCCAGCATGTGAATGTGACGGATTCGGCGGTGCGCATCACGCACTTGCCCACAGGTATTGTGGTGCAGTGCCAAAACGAGCGCTCTCAGCACAAGAATCGCGCCACGGCACTCAAGGTTTTGCGTTCCCGGCTCTACGAAAGAGAATTGGAAGAGAAGCGCAAGGAGCTGGACCAGGCCTACGATCAAAAGCAGGAGATTGCCTGGGGCAGCCAGATTCGCTCCTATGTGCTGCATCCCTATAATTTGGTGAAGGATTTGAGGACGGATTACGAGACGTCGAATACATCGGCCGTATTGGACGGCACCTTGGACGGATTCATGGAAGCCTATCTGAGGTGGACGGCGGAGAATAGAAAATGATCAATTGGATCATCAATAAAATTTTGGGTACGGTGAACGAACGCCATTTGCGCGTCTTGCGCGAGATGGCGGTACAGGTCAACGGCTGGGAGGAAAAATTCCAGGCCATGAGCGATGCCGAGTTGCGCGCCATGACCGGTGATTTCCGCGAGCGCATCAAGCATTATATGGAGGTCGAGGCTCAAGGAGCCGGGGACTCCAGAGAGCGCCAGGCGATCGAAAACAGGATTCTTCGGGAGATCCGGGCTGAAGTTTTCGCGGTGGTGCGCGAGGCCAGCCGCCGCGTTACAGGGATGCGCCACTTTGATGTGCAGCTTGTTGGCGGAGCTGTTCTGGACGAAAACAAGATCGCCGAGATGACCACGGGTGAAGGGAAGACCCTGGTTGCCACGCTTGCCGCCTACCTCAACGCGCTCTCCGGCCAGGGCGTGCACGTGGTGACCGTCAACGACTACCTGGCCCGCCGCGACCGCGAGTGGATGG
Above is a window of Candidatus Omnitrophota bacterium DNA encoding:
- the prfB gene encoding peptide chain release factor 2 (programmed frameshift), whose translation is MTLKEIREQLDQLRHKLQSLRGYLDAEKRQERIRECEAEMADQGFWNDPARAQETVQRLKQEKGVLEPFLNALQDYEALGELLGMVEASDHETLAVLEKDLKSLSATVGKLEFQKLLGSPHDSANAILSVNAGAGGTESCDWAAMLLRMYARWAEIRKFSTEMIDSLSGEQAGIKNATLIIRGRHAYGYLKAEIGVHRLVRISPFDANKRRHTSFASVDVIPEIEDAAEIEINPSDLRVDTYRSSGAGGQHVNVTDSAVRITHLPTGIVVQCQNERSQHKNRATALKVLRSRLYERELEEKRKELDQAYDQKQEIAWGSQIRSYVLHPYNLVKDLRTDYETSNTSAVLDGTLDGFMEAYLRWTAENRK
- a CDS encoding MGMT family protein, which codes for MNLGDIEEYLAICSPFQRKVYRAILKIPKGQTRSYGWVAEQAGRPGAARAVGNALHRNQLSPLIPCHRVVKSDGSLGGFAKGLAAKRRLLKAEGYEC
- a CDS encoding tetratricopeptide repeat protein, whose translation is MLKIPGTILAFCVWAYVYGPLPVHAASPQVLELNRQGVEAMNDARVEEALEYFQEAYALAPEEEVIQKHLAVVLNQRATQLLRNSDPEPAIELLNRALELDPQAETVIHNLAQAHLYLGRALMEIHRAEEAEPHLRRARELWPEEPLSYVLLGSIAYDRQDLADAENLWQKALELDPDLSEVEKALDKLQRERPVEDNFRRVGVFPFELRVDEALDPFDELRMRTLLNQVYREVGQDFGYWPKHTVVVLVYHPDNFRRGVDMPHWAAGAYDGKVRVVDRDYEDLPLPNLVRHEYTHAVIHELAQGRCPRWFNEGLAECEGGYRPLVELEYLRLAIEQNSLYAFDALDAAFDSPNPDEVRLAYYQSTMLVRYLIDRYGFWSIRQILEDLGQNPDLQSILQERCALSLENFRRQAVRHFLQNLD